From the Limanda limanda chromosome 7, fLimLim1.1, whole genome shotgun sequence genome, the window ACGTGTCAGGTCGAGTTTGTCAGACGGACGTCGCCAGAGGAGTTTTACTGTTTATTAAACCACTGAAGTTTTAAAGGTTAGTTCAAGAGGCCACATCAGAGCAAAACTTATAATCTGGGACATGTTTTTTGTCTGAATTTAATTTTCTAATGGAAAATCCAGACTAAATCAATAAGTAAAGCATTAACAAGGTATTTAAAAACGATTCTGCTTGAGAATATACAGAGTCTGTGGCCAAGGGAAAAGATTCTGGTGGCTGGAAGCTTCTGGTTTCCTTTTTCTATTTTGACGAATCACGTTTGAGCATCTTGATTGAAATGCATCAGCTTTTCAATTTACCTGCGCTCACATGCCGATAGCTGTTATTAGCAATTAGCCAAAATGTTGTCTTAAACTAAAACACCTTGAAAAACTATGACTGTTTGTGTTCGGTTTGGAGAAACAGACTCGTGTGATAGAGCGAagctgaaactccaaaagtctGTGTCCGGTCTTACAGAGTGTTCTTTTTTTAACGTTTTATTAAACAACAAAGaagaaatacaacaaacaaatgATGTAATGATGCTATTCGAAGAAAAGGAAGCTTCTAGTCACGTATGAGGATCAACACATTAAACAacatcactgactcacactctGCCTCGTGTTTTCTCAAGTCACTCTGGGATCTTAcctatatttatttaaatgtaccTGTTTTTCGTGCGCTGGTGGGAATTGTAAGTCCTGGTTGACCTTGGAGCCTCCCGATAATACCAGTgttgaaaatataatttgtatgCATCTGGAGTATGAACTTCTACCTCAGAGGGTCGACTGAGGGCAAGAAAACAAATCTTCCTGCCTGCCTGTGGGGGATGGATTCTGCATTCATCAGGCCCGAGCACCGGTGGTGGGGAGGCCtcttgtatttcgaaggatttgtTTTACCCTTTaggggctttttcagggcctagacatcCTCAAATACtcaccaaagtttgcaggaaattcaaaacccttAAAAAGTAACTGTATTCTGGAGtgatttgaaatgggcgtggcaaaatagctcaacagcgccatctatggaaaagcccctcagttgGCTTTTaacaatcttcacaaaaataggGACACCGGTGCAttgttaaaaacacaacaagaagccagcaatttaaaaataaaaaaagtttgctCTTTTGCTCTCTTTATATAAAAGaacagtttgctttaatgtcagtAGTGTCCAGTTGGATTTCTCTTATTTCCTGAGATATAAAAGGATTGTTTGGACGTAAAGATGAAATTCAAATACTGTGGAGATGGACATTTtacaacagaaaataattaatattatattactcTGCCACACTAGAAGTTTGGAAACCTGAGGGTGGTGACTGTTAAGTTCTATGTAAGTGGTCCCTTTCAATAAAGGGTCTTCTATCATGTTGACTTAGTTTGgagaaatcaaataacttaaacataaatatatacattaaacacacaagTTATTTAAGGAAGTCACTcttaagttatttgatttattcacatgCACTCAACATGATAGAAAACACATCATTAAAAGTGACCatatgtcaaaaaaaaaaagaaaaaaggtaaaaaaggTACATGTATTATTATGgaattgaaatacataaaatcaCCGCTTTAAACATGATTATTTATTTGAGTGTATGCAGGGACTCTgaactatatatttataaaactatataaaagctcatattcatacagaatGACACATAAACAAGTACTAAAAGATTCATAAAAGCAatcacattaaatatttaagaTAAAACAGATGACTCTGAGATTCAATTCAAGATTCAATTAAAAACTCTGGAGCACATAGTTATGACTGGTGGTGTTACTGATGATTCGACAGCGACATCTTGTGGCCGGGAGGAGAAACTGCAGCTCGGGGTACTTCCTGCTCCTGATGTTCGCAgaggtggttgttgttgttgttgtttctgttggtTCCGTGAACTCAGCGACGGGAGACTCAGTGAAAACAGGTTTGATAAACATTTGTTAACAGATTTCCAACTTCTTCGTAACACGACAGCTCACAGGCGTCTCTTAAACGAGGGGGTGACGTGTAATGCTAGCGCAGTTAGCCGAGGCACCGCTAGCAACCGGCTAATTTCAGCTAAgtagccagttagcttagtaAGAAACGAAACTAGCCAGGTGTCAGTGCTCGCACTGTAGATAACTAACTGAGGTTAATAACTAGTTAGTGAAGCTGAAGCGAGACGTGTCACTTAATAGATGATTTAACATTACAATAAACACAGCTAGCTTGATACTAGCCATGTTAGCTCCGTGTCTCTGCCAGAggaaatatctatctatctatctatctatctatctatctatctatctatctatctatctatctatctatctatctagatatagatatagatataataataaagtgtaTATCTCTGTATACAATCTGTATTAGTTCATGGTTTGTGCAGTTGCTCAACTTTAAGTTGAAAGTGaaatttagatagatagatggatagacagacagataaatagacagacagatagatagatatacagatagatagatgaacagacagacagacagatagatagacagtcAAACTCAAGAGCATAAGAACAATAGAAAGTTCAAAATGAATCAAGGAGAagttcactgcagtgagatgAAAGTCTCGCCACCAGAACTACAAAGCTGTCAATGTAAAGAAGTATTGTGCTAATGTAAATATTGTAGTAACTGAGAGTACTGCAGAGTATTGAAGATACTACTATATAAGATAAAGAGTATTGAagccaaatataaatacagatttaaagatgAATTACTGAAGATATACACAGTTTTGCATTAGACTAACAGAGGCTGTAAATATCACGGTACAGCCGGTGTAAAGTGTATTCAAACAAAAGGTGCAAGAGTAAAACTTAAATACTAAAAACTACTCTCCTCTGAAAGGTAgcgttgaaaatgaaaaatcctTAAAAGTTCTACTTGAGTTAAATGTGCAAGAACAACGACAGATTGGTAAATGGTGTCTCCTCTTTCCCAGCAGCACGGATCCCAGGATGGATTCCAGTGGGAAACCCTCCACTGCTCAGATCGTGGTTCTGGCCACCAGCTCGGCCCTGACCGGCCTCTTCTACACCATCTACAAGAACAGAGCCACCACGGTGGCCAGACTAAAGGTTGCACGCGTTTCTGCTCACTCTGTATCTGTCACGTTAATGTCACCAGCGTGTGAATTTAttgctcttttattttccacGTGTTAATTTTCAAAGTTTGTTTCGACAGGAAGCGAAGAAAGTGACCATTGATAAGGATTTGATTAACCTCCTGTCTGAAACTCCAGGAAGATGTGTCCCCTACGCAGTCATAGAAGGTGCGTTCAGCCACCCTGACTCTTTTTAGGGCAAAAACCTCTAATATATACTATTAAATCATGTATATTTATAACAATAGTTCCACACTTAGTCTTTACTTGTCGCACACTGCAGGCGCCGTGAGGAATGTGAAGGAAACTCTGAGCAGTCAGTTTGTCGATAACTGCAAAGGTGTCATCGAAAGACTGAcgctgaaggaggagaagatggttTGGAACCGCACCACTCACCTCTGGTAAGTACGACACTGAGACAAATATACACTCACAAGGTTTTATCAGGGGAAACTTCACATCATGTGACCTTTCAAAGTTATATTAACACAACATTACCTCCCTGAACTCTTTGAAACGCTCACGGTCCTTCAGATGTTTACCTTTGACCTTCTCTTAAAAACCGGCCTTATAGGAAAATACGACCCTTCACCTTTCCGACAATGTTTGTGTTacttttttgatttgattttgatcgTTTACTTTTTAAACACTTCAAAGTATAGATCTTGACGGCCCTTAACTCCTATACACATAACTGCAAATATCACTTCTGGGCATTGAGCTGCTGGTGTTGTCTTTAATCCAACAGCTCTGAGTAGGAAAAGAGTTTTTCACTCACTGGAAAAGTAATAAGCTCCTTTTTATCTCAAGATGAAAACTattaaaaaagcattttaaaactttttttttcgatttaaaaatgtacaattaaatgtgatttcatttggATTCTaaagtgacagacagacacttaACATTTGCAATAAATTCAGTTTCACTTTTGATGATCACTTGTTGAATAATAACAGTAGTAACTGGGATGTTTCTGAACAGGAACAGCACAGAGAAAGTCATCCACCAGCGAACCAACACAGTCCCGTTTGCACTCGGCTCTCACGACGAAGACGTCTCTGCCTTTGTGCGAGTCATCCGTCCGCTGGACGCTGCAGAGCTGGACCTGGAGACCACCTACGAGAACTTCCACCCCACCGTCCAGTCCCTGTCCAGTGTTATCGGCCACTTCATCAGCGGGGAACGGCCCAAGGGAATCCACGAAACCGAGGAGATGCTGCGGGTGGGAGACAGCGTGACGGGGGTGGGAGAGCTGGTGCTGGACAACAACCTCATCAAGCTCCAGCCTCCCAAGCAGGGCTTCCCTTACTTCCTCACCCGGCTGGACTACGACTCTCTCCTGGGGAAGCAGGTGAAGAGCGTGAGACTGTGGAGGATTCTGGCTCTGGTCTCCGGCTTCGCCGCCTGTTCGACGTTCTTCTACATCCTGTGGAAGAGATACGTGCTTCACAAGCAGAGTAAGAAGGAGAGGAGCATGCTGGAGGAATACaaggagcagcagaagaagcGCATGCGTGAACTGAACATGGAGGAGAGCAGCGTGTCGCCCACCAGCTGCACTGTGTGCCTGAGCCGGGAGCGCTCCTGCGTGTTCCTGGAGTGTGGccacgtgtgtgcgtgtgctcagTGCTACGAGGCCCTGCCACAGCCAAAGAAATGCCCCATCTGCAGGGCGCCTATCGACAGAGTGGTGCCTCTGTACAACAGCTAATTTGGAcgtttcacacacagagactacTCAGCCTTTTACAGTCACGGAAACGCATCATTCCAACACTGTCGTCTGCGGCTCCAGATGATCAATAGCttcaggttttgtttttctttcccgtGAAATGGTTAAATCCTATTTGGAAACTATAATTCATCTTGATAAAGAAAATAGAATTCCTTCTTTCAGCCTTACAATGAAATGTTGTTCTTCTGTACACAGAAATACTGATCAGATAAGTCATTGTTTCcagataaagaaataatttatgttaagagtgttttttgaatgttttataattttatatgCCTACATCTCAGTAGAAGAGCAAATGAACATGTAATGGACAGCGTCTGAATAAACATTAAAGTAATGCTGTAAATTACAATTGGAATTGTTTGGTTTGAAAAACTTTTAAACGTGTTAAAGTCATATTAATCCTCAAAATAGCTGCACgacaacatacacacaacaaaaaaaagatatgacaactaaaaacatgaca encodes:
- the mul1b gene encoding mitochondrial ubiquitin ligase activator of NFKB 1 yields the protein MDSSGKPSTAQIVVLATSSALTGLFYTIYKNRATTVARLKEAKKVTIDKDLINLLSETPGRCVPYAVIEGAVRNVKETLSSQFVDNCKGVIERLTLKEEKMVWNRTTHLWNSTEKVIHQRTNTVPFALGSHDEDVSAFVRVIRPLDAAELDLETTYENFHPTVQSLSSVIGHFISGERPKGIHETEEMLRVGDSVTGVGELVLDNNLIKLQPPKQGFPYFLTRLDYDSLLGKQVKSVRLWRILALVSGFAACSTFFYILWKRYVLHKQSKKERSMLEEYKEQQKKRMRELNMEESSVSPTSCTVCLSRERSCVFLECGHVCACAQCYEALPQPKKCPICRAPIDRVVPLYNS